One genomic window of Streptomyces sp. WP-1 includes the following:
- a CDS encoding PHP domain-containing protein has protein sequence MRGPSATLATSVDLHLHTRHSDGDEAPAELARRCVDAGLRVAAVTDHNTVAGIAAFDQAIGGRLTVVPACEITATWRGEETHCLAYFVDPRDPKFRERIGGIHDAELVWWRTWTDRVQAIGVPLTWDDVVRRLGGHRVAYVGDYLALLLEATHGDPRFAAYTAEAYDRLVADWCRPGRPLHVEHPEKPDVADVLSWIEEAGGAAVLAHPGTFVTGLDVSECVELLKPLAEAGLAGLEVWTSWHTPAVSARLTDVCDLLGLVATAGSDYHGARVKPWAPRPGLLPALPADPLAVIDALHDRRPVRTSTEAGL, from the coding sequence ATGCGGGGGCCGTCCGCCACTCTCGCCACCTCGGTCGACTTGCATCTGCACACCCGGCACTCCGACGGGGACGAGGCTCCGGCAGAGCTGGCGCGGCGCTGTGTCGACGCCGGGCTACGCGTGGCCGCCGTGACTGACCACAACACCGTGGCCGGCATCGCCGCGTTCGATCAGGCCATCGGCGGACGCCTCACCGTCGTACCGGCTTGCGAGATCACCGCCACCTGGCGTGGCGAGGAGACCCACTGCCTGGCCTACTTCGTCGACCCCCGTGACCCGAAGTTCCGGGAACGGATCGGTGGCATCCACGACGCCGAACTGGTGTGGTGGCGCACCTGGACCGACCGCGTCCAGGCCATAGGAGTGCCGCTCACCTGGGACGATGTGGTGCGGCGCCTCGGCGGCCACCGTGTGGCCTACGTCGGCGACTATCTCGCCCTGCTGCTGGAGGCAACGCACGGCGACCCGAGGTTCGCCGCTTACACGGCCGAGGCGTACGACCGGCTCGTGGCCGACTGGTGTCGTCCCGGTCGGCCACTCCATGTGGAGCATCCTGAGAAGCCCGACGTGGCCGACGTCCTGTCATGGATCGAGGAGGCGGGCGGGGCCGCCGTCCTCGCACACCCCGGCACGTTCGTGACGGGCCTGGACGTTTCCGAATGCGTGGAGCTGCTGAAGCCACTGGCGGAAGCCGGACTGGCAGGGCTCGAAGTGTGGACGAGCTGGCATACGCCGGCTGTCAGCGCCCGCCTCACCGACGTGTGCGACCTGCTTGGCCTCGTCGCGACAGCCGGGTCCGACTACCACGGGGCGCGGGTCAAGCCCTGGGCGCCGCGGCCCGGCCTGCTGCCCGCTCTCCCCGCGGATCCCCTGGCCGTCATCGACGCGCTGCACGACCGTCGTCCCGTCCGCACGAGTACCGAGGCAGGGCTGTGA
- a CDS encoding arginase family protein has translation MTELPDFEALQNGVKAEDFAEDPLPGWAGVATLFGTPTTRADRVDVGEDGWVVSGVPFDATASSRPGAAEGPRAIRQASLVFSSYLTSLGQWRMLDTRTGQAFRYRAPQVADAGDLHVYPTNTVRTFQAVAAESRRLSQSAPRLIFLNGDHSCTFPTFAGFRAGRLDRGAGRVGFINIDHHFDFGNWSTLHGPLYHGSNSRRISEIPQMRPEDMAFVGVGDVTKYDQYRGLIDSGFHVVPGSQIVRDGAAAALRPLIEELGSRCDTVYVSLDIDVLDSASASGTGHVTMGGISTGDLLDVYEELRALPVGAVDVAEVAPRYDPSGGTAQIAARLLFEFLFRTECVASEFAPWSDGTFDEPLEHQ, from the coding sequence ATGACCGAGCTCCCCGACTTCGAAGCGCTGCAGAACGGTGTCAAGGCCGAGGACTTCGCGGAGGACCCGCTTCCGGGATGGGCGGGTGTCGCGACGCTCTTCGGTACCCCCACCACCCGCGCCGACCGGGTGGACGTGGGAGAGGACGGCTGGGTGGTGTCCGGTGTTCCTTTCGACGCCACCGCCAGTTCCCGGCCGGGAGCCGCGGAAGGGCCCCGGGCCATCCGCCAGGCAAGCCTGGTCTTCTCCAGCTATCTGACCAGTCTGGGACAGTGGCGGATGCTGGACACCCGTACCGGCCAGGCGTTCCGCTACCGCGCCCCCCAGGTCGCGGATGCCGGTGACCTGCACGTCTACCCGACGAACACCGTGCGGACGTTCCAGGCCGTCGCGGCGGAGAGCCGTCGGCTGAGCCAGTCCGCGCCGCGTCTGATCTTCCTCAACGGTGACCACTCGTGCACCTTCCCGACGTTCGCCGGTTTCCGTGCCGGGCGGCTCGACCGCGGCGCGGGCCGCGTGGGGTTCATCAACATCGACCATCACTTCGATTTCGGCAACTGGAGCACGCTGCACGGGCCGCTGTACCACGGCTCCAACTCCCGCAGGATCAGCGAGATCCCACAGATGCGTCCGGAGGACATGGCCTTCGTCGGCGTCGGCGACGTGACCAAGTACGACCAGTACCGAGGTCTGATCGACAGCGGCTTCCACGTCGTGCCGGGCTCCCAGATCGTCAGGGACGGCGCCGCCGCCGCTCTGCGCCCCCTCATCGAGGAACTCGGCTCGCGGTGTGACACGGTCTACGTCTCGCTCGACATCGACGTGCTCGACAGCGCCTCGGCGTCCGGCACCGGCCACGTGACCATGGGCGGCATCAGCACCGGGGACCTCCTCGACGTCTACGAGGAACTCCGCGCGCTTCCCGTAGGCGCCGTCGACGTGGCGGAGGTCGCACCTCGCTACGACCCGTCCGGTGGCACCGCCCAGATCGCGGCACGCCTGCTCTTCGAGTTCCTGTTCCGCACCGAGTGCGTTGCGTCCGAGTTCGCGCCCTGGTCCGACGGCACCTTTGACGAACCCCTGGAGCACCAGTGA
- a CDS encoding radical SAM protein — translation MPKSCIVQLPFPSSHDPDIHLSSYYDDYDRRFRALLPEYFIPSDGLWEMPLWVAHLTALLDTAGIDSVFRDLSRTPAEPDACSEPLLEATTPGDLVLMSPLAQNFRLALDVAKHLEHAGRRVVLGGNMAPLAPDGSVHAVHRGQLDATFVRRLVGLASGAGGGLEKPLLPGLVSERITWAPDYRHLGGYEGRVPLLRLNASHGCLYQCSFCGDAWSKQLTLVEKGALEQEVDELTARFPDTRLFYIGDKTFGQSREAVANLLDVFRDRPGYRFIVQTHVMQVKDWIVDAMRELGVVAVELGFESADSQMLKRLNKLSRGLDDYTTKIHKLSDAGLKVVLNMMGGLDEETEAAHGQTVDWMRENSSALWLFNLYNFVPYPLTPDFPRLRERIFNWDFADWREDVPVVYRPQHLSPEASWDLFQEKIAAAHDIIRTPVTVPTSSAQEK, via the coding sequence ATGCCCAAGAGCTGCATAGTCCAACTTCCTTTCCCCTCCAGTCATGACCCGGACATCCACCTGTCGAGCTACTACGACGACTACGACCGGAGGTTCCGGGCGCTGCTCCCCGAGTACTTCATCCCGTCCGACGGGTTGTGGGAGATGCCGCTGTGGGTCGCCCATCTGACTGCGCTGCTGGACACTGCGGGCATCGACTCCGTCTTCCGTGACCTGTCGAGGACGCCGGCGGAACCGGACGCCTGCTCCGAACCATTGCTGGAGGCGACAACCCCCGGCGATCTGGTCCTCATGTCCCCTCTCGCCCAGAACTTCCGCCTCGCGCTGGACGTGGCCAAACACCTGGAGCACGCCGGACGCCGTGTCGTCCTCGGCGGGAACATGGCCCCACTCGCCCCGGACGGTTCCGTCCACGCGGTACACCGCGGCCAGCTCGACGCCACCTTCGTGCGCAGGCTCGTGGGCCTCGCCTCCGGAGCGGGCGGGGGCCTGGAGAAGCCTCTTCTGCCCGGGCTGGTGTCCGAGCGGATCACCTGGGCACCGGACTACCGCCATCTCGGCGGCTACGAGGGCCGGGTTCCTCTGCTGCGGCTCAACGCCAGCCACGGATGCCTGTACCAGTGCTCTTTCTGCGGCGACGCCTGGAGCAAGCAGCTCACCCTCGTGGAGAAGGGCGCCCTTGAGCAGGAAGTGGACGAACTCACCGCCCGGTTCCCGGACACCCGGCTCTTCTACATCGGCGACAAGACATTCGGCCAGTCACGCGAAGCGGTCGCCAACTTGTTGGACGTCTTCCGCGACCGGCCCGGATACCGGTTCATCGTGCAGACACATGTCATGCAGGTGAAGGACTGGATCGTCGACGCCATGCGGGAACTCGGCGTCGTCGCCGTGGAACTCGGCTTCGAGTCGGCCGACTCCCAGATGCTGAAACGGCTCAACAAACTCTCACGCGGCCTCGACGACTACACCACGAAAATCCACAAGTTGAGCGACGCCGGCCTGAAGGTCGTGCTCAACATGATGGGCGGCCTCGACGAGGAGACGGAAGCCGCGCACGGCCAGACCGTCGACTGGATGCGGGAGAACAGCTCGGCGCTGTGGCTCTTCAACCTCTACAACTTCGTTCCCTACCCGCTCACCCCGGACTTCCCGAGGCTGCGTGAGCGCATATTCAACTGGGACTTCGCCGACTGGCGGGAGGACGTACCCGTCGTCTACCGGCCGCAGCATCTGTCTCCCGAAGCGAGCTGGGACCTGTTCCAGGAGAAGATCGCCGCTGCGCACGACATCATCCGCACCCCGGTGACCGTTCCCACGTCCTCTGCGCAGGAGAAGTGA
- a CDS encoding lantibiotic dehydratase yields MNGRGQHQDDAWLRGGNIPTDHSSDRSEWALAPIMLLRHAGFPCSLLHKLADSSTPRAADAVLARCDEALQIGQRLKAVLREERVGTKGDIASGVGMLRPFSPRDLARLETDLGPTSMEMVKRYQDAVLALDSVWVSFEKDHAAALMRGRETVVRLFRDPALQQVLLLSNDARFEEFAGWIDGGGGGSDGHVKRMTDLLAMYLQRVTTKNETHSHFGPLAVARTAPATAGISWSTGPLRRIAFLSHWAGEAIAEAFSGRPEHFETVRPRRRPLAFSQDSRIRLYAFETRTGMPDDWRFVEVTAETFDNDQTWLWDLCEGERTVAQLRAAWTRRGGTPSQRTFDEVLHELVSDGWLMARWEIPVGAADPLQTLTGHLKEGTAELAVVQWFADALRQFADGPVEDRAALLSSLKKKFEEITGTAANRSQGLHYSDRSVLYEEAYSPVRNMTLGHDVENLISRELSVVYNLTLLAPRLRIRREQEILHGWMKERFGLGNPVPLQHFYAGFFEDKPQLARQCEEVDRDIATLDHEITTVLLAGTTGDQHETVVDRGQLEELLARHPATPPALCNPDVMLAALDADALADGDFLAVVGDCHAVREALTHSSFASMMQAEAPDLLDEIYTRYQSLLDEDEVLIDLSRAHPDKTAAQLTYPCPDLEVHGLSPKDRGAVLQPHQLYVVATAERLELRAQGMEGRLKLLAPLAGGPSIRQDPLSPFAFPRHFGGVGIRSTGHDHLPRIRCGRVVLHRERWRISANALRGWSPGGRPAKGDAAEFAAARRLRRDLDLPRHGFLKIPGEPKPVYVDWESPLLVRQIFRLARRSDSPLEFSEMLPSPEQLWLEIDGERHTSELRCAVFSRGSS; encoded by the coding sequence ATGAACGGGCGAGGACAGCATCAGGACGACGCATGGCTTCGGGGTGGCAACATCCCGACCGACCACTCCAGTGACCGCAGCGAGTGGGCGCTCGCTCCGATCATGCTGCTGCGCCACGCCGGATTCCCCTGCTCTCTCCTGCACAAACTCGCCGACTCGTCGACTCCGAGAGCCGCGGATGCCGTACTCGCCCGCTGCGACGAGGCGCTTCAGATCGGGCAACGGCTGAAGGCGGTGCTGCGCGAGGAGCGCGTGGGTACGAAGGGGGACATCGCCTCCGGGGTGGGCATGCTGCGGCCTTTTTCGCCGCGGGATCTCGCACGCTTGGAGACAGACCTCGGCCCGACGTCCATGGAGATGGTCAAGCGCTACCAGGACGCGGTTCTGGCCCTGGACAGCGTGTGGGTGTCCTTCGAGAAGGATCACGCTGCCGCGCTGATGCGCGGCCGGGAGACTGTCGTACGCCTCTTCCGGGACCCCGCGCTCCAACAGGTTCTGCTCCTGTCGAACGACGCACGCTTCGAGGAGTTCGCCGGATGGATCGACGGTGGCGGAGGAGGTTCGGACGGGCACGTCAAGCGCATGACCGACCTGCTCGCCATGTATCTCCAGCGGGTCACGACGAAGAACGAGACACATTCGCACTTCGGCCCTCTCGCGGTGGCCCGGACGGCACCCGCCACCGCGGGGATCTCCTGGTCCACCGGTCCACTGCGGCGCATCGCCTTCCTGAGCCACTGGGCAGGTGAAGCGATCGCCGAAGCGTTCAGCGGCCGCCCTGAGCACTTCGAGACCGTACGTCCTCGGCGGCGCCCGCTCGCGTTCAGCCAGGATTCGCGGATCCGGCTGTACGCCTTCGAGACGCGGACGGGCATGCCGGACGACTGGCGCTTCGTCGAGGTGACGGCCGAAACGTTCGACAACGACCAGACGTGGCTGTGGGATCTGTGCGAAGGCGAGCGCACAGTGGCACAGCTCCGCGCCGCATGGACGCGACGCGGCGGCACCCCGTCCCAGCGCACTTTCGACGAGGTGCTGCATGAACTGGTGAGCGACGGCTGGCTGATGGCACGCTGGGAAATTCCCGTCGGAGCCGCCGATCCTCTCCAGACGCTGACCGGACACCTGAAGGAAGGGACAGCCGAGCTCGCGGTGGTGCAGTGGTTCGCCGATGCACTGCGGCAGTTCGCCGACGGCCCGGTCGAGGACCGTGCAGCCCTGCTGAGCAGCCTCAAGAAGAAGTTCGAGGAGATCACCGGGACGGCAGCCAACCGTTCCCAGGGACTGCACTACTCCGACCGGAGCGTTCTCTATGAGGAGGCGTACAGCCCCGTCCGGAACATGACCCTCGGCCACGACGTCGAGAACCTCATCAGCCGCGAACTGTCCGTGGTCTACAATCTGACACTCCTCGCCCCCCGGCTCCGTATCCGCCGCGAGCAGGAAATCCTGCACGGCTGGATGAAGGAACGCTTCGGCCTGGGAAACCCCGTCCCTCTCCAGCACTTCTACGCCGGCTTCTTCGAGGACAAGCCGCAGCTCGCCCGACAGTGCGAGGAAGTGGACCGGGACATCGCGACGCTCGACCACGAGATCACTACCGTACTGCTGGCAGGAACCACCGGCGATCAGCACGAGACGGTCGTCGACCGGGGTCAGCTGGAGGAACTGCTCGCGCGCCATCCGGCCACGCCACCGGCGCTGTGCAATCCGGACGTCATGCTCGCCGCACTGGACGCCGACGCGCTCGCCGACGGCGACTTCCTCGCCGTCGTGGGCGACTGCCATGCCGTCCGCGAGGCGCTCACCCACTCCAGCTTCGCCTCGATGATGCAGGCCGAGGCTCCGGACCTGCTCGACGAGATCTACACGCGGTACCAGAGCCTTCTCGACGAGGACGAGGTGCTGATCGACCTCTCCCGCGCACATCCTGACAAGACCGCCGCCCAACTGACCTATCCCTGCCCGGACCTGGAGGTCCACGGACTGTCCCCGAAGGATCGGGGCGCCGTGCTCCAGCCCCATCAGCTGTACGTCGTGGCGACCGCCGAACGCCTGGAGCTACGCGCCCAGGGAATGGAGGGCCGGCTGAAGCTGCTCGCCCCGCTGGCCGGCGGACCGAGCATCCGCCAGGACCCGTTGTCCCCGTTCGCCTTCCCCCGGCACTTCGGAGGCGTCGGAATACGCAGCACCGGTCACGACCATCTGCCACGCATCCGCTGCGGCCGCGTCGTACTGCATCGGGAGCGCTGGCGCATATCCGCGAACGCCCTTCGCGGATGGAGCCCCGGGGGGCGCCCGGCAAAGGGGGATGCGGCCGAGTTCGCCGCCGCTCGCAGGCTCCGCCGTGACCTGGACCTGCCCCGCCACGGTTTCCTGAAGATCCCCGGCGAGCCGAAACCGGTGTACGTCGACTGGGAGTCCCCTCTCCTCGTCAGGCAGATCTTCCGTCTTGCCCGGAGGTCGGACTCCCCCTTGGAATTCAGCGAAATGCTCCCGTCGCCGGAACAACTCTGGCTCGAGATCGACGGAGAACGCCATACGAGCGAGCTGCGCTGTGCGGTCTTCTCCCGCGGTTCCAGCTGA
- a CDS encoding helix-turn-helix transcriptional regulator, with translation MASLNVGNLGEYLREQRRNAQLSLRQLAEAAGVSNPYLSQIERGLRKPSAEVLQQVAKALRISAETLYVRAGILDAERDRDEVETRAVILADPSLNERQKQVLLQIYESFRKENGFGTGEPAGEDGAEQGTDDDDAGSRRTAG, from the coding sequence ATGGCATCGCTGAACGTCGGCAATCTCGGTGAGTATCTGCGCGAGCAGCGGCGGAACGCCCAGCTGTCGCTGCGGCAGCTCGCCGAGGCGGCCGGGGTGTCCAATCCGTATCTGAGCCAGATCGAGCGCGGGCTGCGCAAGCCCAGCGCGGAGGTGTTGCAGCAGGTCGCCAAGGCCCTGCGGATCTCCGCCGAGACGCTGTACGTCCGCGCCGGCATCCTCGACGCCGAGCGGGACCGGGACGAGGTGGAGACGCGCGCCGTCATCCTCGCCGATCCCTCGCTCAACGAGCGGCAGAAGCAGGTGCTGCTCCAGATCTACGAGTCCTTCCGCAAGGAGAACGGATTCGGGACCGGCGAACCCGCGGGTGAGGACGGCGCGGAGCAGGGAACGGACGACGACGATGCCGGCTCGCGGCGGACGGCCGGCTGA
- a CDS encoding DUF2516 family protein: MLMLGFAGFMGILKIVLMALAAFALVDAAVRREDAFRAADKQNKVFWLIILGIALVASVIFSVLAILPIAGAVASIVYIVDVRPALRQVTGGGGYGRRGSSSDGPYGPWNGGR, from the coding sequence ATGCTGATGTTGGGCTTCGCGGGATTCATGGGGATCCTGAAGATCGTCCTCATGGCCCTGGCCGCGTTCGCGCTCGTCGACGCCGCGGTGCGGCGCGAGGACGCCTTCCGCGCGGCCGACAAGCAGAACAAGGTCTTCTGGCTGATCATCCTGGGCATCGCCCTGGTCGCCAGCGTGATCTTCTCGGTCCTGGCAATCCTGCCGATCGCCGGCGCCGTGGCCAGCATCGTCTACATCGTGGACGTACGCCCCGCGCTCAGGCAGGTCACGGGCGGCGGAGGCTACGGCCGCCGCGGCAGCAGCAGCGACGGTCCGTACGGCCCCTGGAACGGCGGGCGCTGA
- a CDS encoding PP2C family protein-serine/threonine phosphatase, producing the protein MPVPVPRQRAIPAVESGQAQAAGAVGGPLKEEAHRDAAPVSGATLTLLLIEDDPVGSPIVPELLDSAGKPVRVRTARNLTEAERLLTDDVHCILLDLALPAPGGSDTDDELAVLHHVLQLAPRHAVLALTGSGDAERGAEAVRVGAQDYLVRDELDSRLLSRAVRYAVERKRSDTAERRLTESRLRAQENRRLERGLLPTPLLDGSSLRFAARYRPGRSRALLGGDFYDAVRTPDGTVHAMIGDVCGHGPDEAALGVELRIAWRALTLAGLCGDELLGTLQEVLEHERPDEEIFATLCTVDIAPDGRHAGLCLAGHPAPLLVRPGVPARLLPYDDNGPALGMLPGSHWSRKRVELGAEWSLMLYTDGLIEGRVGAGGERLGQDGMVEMIRRQLAEGLRGEELLRAAVQEVRRLNEGELADDVAVVLLDRTA; encoded by the coding sequence ATGCCCGTACCCGTACCGCGGCAGAGAGCGATCCCGGCCGTGGAGAGTGGTCAGGCGCAGGCCGCCGGCGCCGTCGGCGGCCCCCTCAAGGAAGAGGCCCACCGCGACGCCGCGCCCGTGAGCGGCGCCACTCTCACCCTGCTGCTGATCGAGGACGACCCGGTCGGCTCGCCGATCGTGCCCGAACTGCTGGACTCGGCCGGCAAGCCGGTCCGGGTGCGCACCGCCCGCAACCTCACCGAGGCCGAGCGGCTGCTCACCGACGACGTCCACTGCATCCTGCTGGACCTGGCGCTGCCCGCGCCGGGCGGCAGCGACACCGACGACGAGCTGGCCGTGCTGCACCACGTCCTCCAGCTCGCGCCCCGGCATGCCGTGCTGGCCCTGACCGGCTCCGGCGACGCCGAGCGTGGCGCGGAGGCGGTGCGCGTCGGCGCGCAGGACTACCTCGTCCGGGACGAGCTGGACAGCCGGCTGCTCAGCCGAGCCGTCCGCTACGCGGTGGAGCGGAAACGATCCGACACCGCGGAACGCCGGCTCACCGAGAGCCGGCTGCGGGCGCAGGAGAACCGGCGCCTGGAGCGGGGGCTGCTGCCCACACCGCTGCTCGACGGCTCCTCGCTGCGGTTCGCGGCCCGGTACCGTCCGGGCCGCTCGCGCGCCCTGCTCGGCGGCGACTTCTACGACGCCGTGCGCACCCCCGACGGCACGGTGCACGCCATGATCGGCGACGTCTGCGGGCACGGCCCGGACGAGGCGGCGCTCGGCGTGGAGCTGCGGATCGCCTGGCGGGCGCTCACCCTCGCGGGGCTGTGCGGGGACGAGCTGCTGGGCACGCTCCAGGAGGTGCTGGAGCACGAGCGGCCGGACGAGGAGATCTTCGCGACGCTGTGCACGGTGGACATCGCGCCCGACGGCCGCCACGCGGGGCTGTGCCTGGCCGGCCATCCGGCCCCGCTGCTGGTGCGCCCCGGCGTACCGGCGCGGCTGCTGCCGTACGACGACAACGGTCCCGCCCTCGGCATGCTGCCCGGGTCGCACTGGTCGCGGAAGCGGGTGGAGCTGGGCGCCGAGTGGAGCCTGATGCTCTACACCGACGGGCTGATCGAGGGCCGCGTCGGGGCCGGCGGGGAGCGGCTCGGCCAGGACGGCATGGTGGAGATGATCCGCCGCCAGCTCGCCGAGGGGCTGCGGGGCGAGGAGCTGCTGCGGGCCGCGGTGCAGGAGGTGCGCCGGCTCAACGAGGGCGAGCTGGCGGACGACGTGGCGGTGGTGCTGCTGGACCGGACGGCGTAG